In the Artemia franciscana chromosome 1, ASM3288406v1, whole genome shotgun sequence genome, one interval contains:
- the LOC136024784 gene encoding uncharacterized protein LOC136024784: MQSLRFRSLEDTINEEIKTRPLTGRTHVDSFLHQVVIPGHITEVYGEAGAGKSQLCIHLSALSCINNNKVYFIDTEGKFRIDRLLEIMMKIVQPDLDDIKKHLHHFHYFRAKTPLMLEEILKNILKQQIRSEDIVIIDSIAGASRFYFDAFQELKLHLLKVRSRLQTLAGLCLVPVVATNQIAADITSSAEQAALFSAWGKDSNLSFRMTTNRDSSDGSVHKMIMEKMNIPYRQAEVSNLDYYITSAGISHANCNC; this comes from the coding sequence ATGCAGAGTCTTAGATTCAGAAGTCTAGAGGATACAATCAACGAAGAGATAAAGACTAGACCTCTCACGGGAAGAACCCACGTCGACAGTTTCTTACACCAGGTAGTGATTCCGGGTCACATTACAGAGGTATATGGAGAGGCCGGAGCCGGCAAAAGCCAACTCTGCATCCACCTATCTGCTCTTTCCTGCATAAATAACAACAAAGTGTATTTTATTGACACAGAGGGCAAGTTTCGCATAGATAGACTATTAGAAATCATGATGAAGATTGTTCAACCAGACCTAGATGATATAAAAAAGCACCTTCATCACTTTCATTATTTTCGTGCAAAAACGCCTTTGATGTTAGAAGAAATTCTTAAGAACATACTGAAGCAACAGATAAGGTCAGAAGATATAGTAATTATTGACAGCATTGCCGGTGCATCtcgattttattttgatgcttTCCAAGAGCTAAAACTTCACCTTCTTAAAGTTAGATCTCGGTTACAGACTTTGGCAGGTTTATGTTTAGTGCCTGTAGTTGCCACCAATCAAATTGCCGCTGATATAACAAGTTCTGCTGAACAAGCAGCTTTATTTTCTGCCTGGGGCAAGGattcaaatttaagttttcgAATGACAACGAACAGAGACAGTAGTGACGGAAGCGTTCATAAAATGATAATGGAAAAGATGAATATTCCCTATCGTCAAGCTGAAGTGTCTAATCTAGATTATTATATTACCAGTGCAGGAATTTCGCATGCGAACTGTAATTGTTAA